The DNA sequence GAAATTACTCCAAACATACGTTCAGTACTGAGATCCTGCTGTGTTTCCTCTCTTTCAGCAGCTTTAGGAAATTTGTAAACTGtctgtaatattttattaatcaaCATTTCTTCGTTCAGCTTTAGTGAGATATTCGTCTTACATCAAACATAAACAGCATGCTGGAAAAGCTGGACAGAGTCGTGTTTTTAAAAGGAACACTGTCACTTTTTTTAGCTcctacagtgagagagagagagagagagagagagagagtgagagagagggagatacagAAAGGGTTACAGACTTTCTTATTTCCCCCAAATTATTCCCTTTTTCTCCAAATCTGGTTCTGCCCATTAACCCAGCCGTTCGTAGCTCCTCCTAACACCAGCAGTGCTCCCGACATTAGGAgtcctcctccgatacatgtaaCGTCAGCCACCGCCCTTTTTCTAACTGCCGCCAAGGTGGCActgccgggcagccgacacgTTTGGAGGACAGCAGCGGGTGTCCAGCTCcagcacaccagctaacagatgcctgtgctggccaacatcgctttaagagtgatgatgggagagagcacggccaactgtgctctctctgactccggctgctgatggcaaagcggcctggctcaggatttgaactcgTGACCCCCGGAGCTGTAGTGGCAaggcattagactgctgagccactcagagccccgcTTACAGCCTTTCTACAAAGAAAGTTCTAACCCAGTGGGAGAGTGATCCTGGTGCAGTTCTCCTCCCAGCGTGAGGAATAGTGTGTACAGTAGATCACTGTCTAGCTGGAGTGCTCTGGCCATTGTTTACCCATTCCACGTTCCACCGCAGAGCAGTACTGGAAAACACATCTCACTCTTTTCAATATACGGAAATGAGCTACGTATGaggtttgagtgtgtgtgtgtatgcgtgtgtgtgtgtgtgtgtgtggtgtgtgtgtgtgtttccaaaCTGAACAGCAACATTTTCCAGGCAAGCACAGACAATGCTCTCTGCTTTAGCACTGGGCTAGAGGATAGTTCATATCCAGGGGGAAATGATTATGGGAGCGTCATCATTTAACCCCAGATGTACTGAAGGACAGAGACGCCTGCCTTCGCACGAGTTCAGAAGCACAGTTCTGTActttttcagtactgtactgtaatttgGCAAATGATCCAGTACACTACCTTAAACTTTAAACTTAAATAAgcttgaaaataataaaaaactgcAATCCGGTGAAAAACTGGCTCCAGTTTCCCAGACTACAACAATTTCTACAACAATGGTGATTCACCATCGTCACAGCATTTCTTCACTGCACGTTTCTTTactaaaaaacatataaaactgTACTGTACAAATTCTGTCCCACATGTTTAGTTAGGGAACATAGTTGTACTGTATTCTTTTGcagttgttgttattattattgttattattggtgCTGTTATTGTTGGTgctgtaattattattgttattattggtgCTGTTATTGTTTACTTGCGTTGTCTCCATACAGACTGGCATTTATTTTGTCTATTTGAAAAAGTTTCAATCTAAAGAAGATTTCTCTGAGTAGAGGTGGATGTAGTTTACTGTTAAAGCTCATTACGAGCCTCTGGAGACAGATCACTTTGCTCGTACCTTAGGGGACAAAAACGTAACTGAGCAGTGTCCTGACAGCGTATGATGTAGCACCTCCTGTAAACACCCAGCTGACATTCTCTGAACATTAGAGacgttctatttttgtctcttaAATAATGCTGTGTGCAGAGTGTGTGCGGAGGTCGTCCTGGGAAATGAATGGATGTCCACTATTCAGAGCATGTTTCAGTAACTGcactgaggagagagagactgtgctAGCTCTGTCTGTTTATGCAGTAATGTAGAACAGGAGGGCCCGGTGAGAGGACTAGCGGTAACACTGTCTGTGAGACCCTACAAAATAACACAACGTCTAAAGCCATTTAGTAAATGTGCAAACAGCCTCATCATAAAAACACCAGCACTGTGACAAGCCCACTCTTTTCTTCTCTACAGACGAGTAACAGACTGAGAAGATCTGCCCtgaagggagaaaaaaagactgTAAGGCCGAGTTGCTCAACATACAGTCTTCTTTTATACGAAAGCTGGGAGGCAGACCTACGTGAGCAACTTTGGTAAATACAGGAAAAAGAGACAAGCCTACATCGCCCTCTCTGAGGAAGCAGAAACACATCGAGCCAGGGTTCAAAACAGACCCATAAATTACAGGAGAGAAGCAGACCACCTGAGTCTCGGCACAATGTCTCGCTGGGGGCGGAAAAATGTCAAGAAGGCCCCTGAGGTGATCAGGACGGTCACGGAGGGCCTGAAGTCACTCTATCGAAAGAAGCTTCTGCCCATTGAGGAGTACTACGGCTTCCAGGACTTCCACTCCCCAAGTCTGGAGGAAGCTGACTTTGACAACAAACCTATGGTGCTAGTGGTTGGTCAGTACTCCACAGGAAAGACCACCTTCATCAAGTAAGGCCTGTATTTGTTCTGGAAAGATAACGCTAGCTATTCTGAATGTGTTGGATTTTTGACTGTAAATatagcattagcaccacctactaatactaatagtcagtaggtcccccttgtgccgccctAACAGCTCTGGTTTGTCGAGGCACGGACTCCACAGGAAGgagggtgtcctgctgtggtatctggcgcCAACACTAACGCTAGCAACAGATCCCTTAAGTCCtgtcagttgtgaggtgggcggggcctccgtTAGCATCAGTGATCCTtaggttgtccttccttggagctttttttgtaggtactgaccattgcataccaggaacaccccacaagacctgccttatgttttggagatgttctgacccagtgtaCTTCAGCTGTtatgtggtgctaatgttatggctgatgtgtgTATATCCTGTGTTGTGACCCTTAACCCTTACTTTGCCTGTTTTCTCAGGTACCTGCTGGAGCAGGATGTGCCTGGAAGCCGCATAGGACCAGAGCCTACTACAGATTGCTTTACTGCGATCATGCATGGTGAAGTGGAAGGGCTGATCCCAGGAAATGCTCTCATAGTGGACCCCAACAAGCCCTTCCGCAAGCTCAACCCCTTCGGAAACACCTTCCTCAACAGGTACAGAATTCATAATGTTCAATATTAGGGATTATTAtagaattcatggtcttttttttagctgtgctgaagtacattatatggacaaaagtattgggacacctgctcattcactcttTCTTCCAaaagcaagggtattaaaactgtctctactgtcctgggaaggacaatactagattttggaggagcattgctgtgagcacttgcttgcattcagcaacaatagtGAGAATGAGGctagaatgttggatgatcaccaccccacctcatccccatcattctagagaacacagttccactgctccacagctcagtgcattcaccagaaggggtgtccacctGCATAGATAGCACCTGTAGTCCTATCATTAAAATTTTACCCATGTTTATGTATCTGCCTCTGCAAATACGTGAAGATTTAAGACACCTGTACTGAACCGATTGAGTTTACATGTGAAGATCTTCATGAACAGTGTCTTGAGATGTGCTACATGTGTTAAATACAAGATATCTGTATTAGGCCAGAATTCCCATGTCAGGAAGTAGAGGATTAGTGTAGTAGTGGTTAAAAAAATAGGTTGTAAGATTTAAAGGAGAAGCACCATTAGATAGATATACCGGGACACCCCCAGGATGAGGTAAGTGCAATACAGGAGGAACCCGATACGGCCTGTGTCGGctgaagtgtgtttgtgtgaggcgAGTGGGGTgaggagtcagagagagaaaaaacagtgcGTCATTTTTCACTCTATGGAATTTCAAGTGTCCGTGCCAAAGTTCTGAGGGAGGAGGGACTCTCCTTGTTTGTGGAAAAATGGAGAAGGGGAGAGATATCACATGAGGTGAGAGCCTGTGCAGAACAGAACAAGCTGGATGCATGGCTTTAGGAAGGATCTGAGCCATAGTGTCTGATCCATAGGGAGGAGGGCACGATGAAGTCAAGTCTGAAAGCTCTCATGGAAAAAAAGGTTGTTTACCCTGTTCTGAGCCCCAACTTAATAGCAGTAATTTGCTGGAGAGTGAAGTCTCTACTGAGGTCTGCACTGAAGAGACTATCTGAAGAACCCTGAACTGTAGCAACCTCCAAAACGAGGAGCTTCTGTGAGCTTCAGCTCACTGCTAATGTTTAAGGTTCCATCATCACTTCATGCAGTGTAGTTGTCTAATGCTTCTGGGGTGGCACGACCCACTGATAGTAATCTCCTGGAATCAGGGTCTTTCCTGTTCTCTGAGGGCGTGTTTTTTGAGTGTGTTTTGAGAACGTTGCTTCTGTGACTTCCTGCTATGGGAATTGTTTGACTCGTTATACCCATTTACTGCAGGAAGTAGCTGTGTTGTTCTAAGCGTCTGATCATTAGAGGGCCATATTGTTTAATTCTGGCAGCGCTAGTCATTTTCCTTCAGGAAGCCCCTGCGCTTTTGGAAGCACCACTTCTACACAATAGAGCTGGGAGGGGTGCAGCCCACGGTCTGCACATTAGATCACCTCacacagttgtgatacaggagCGCTGGAAACTTCTGCGTAGTTCAGATTCTTTCCAAAGTTCTCCAGAGTGCAACTGTTCTGGCGGCTTTCTTAAACTGCTGCTTCTCCTGCAGTTAAAGTCCACGGTTAAGGGCCACGCCAGCAATTTCTCCAAATTTCTGCATAATGTAGTCACTGAGATCCGGTAATCCCGtcgtggtttgatgtgaaatggttaATTGTAGAGAAATGTAATGACTCagatttctttgcagtggtggTGTGCAGTGTTAGGGGCGGGGTGGAGATGTCTATCtcaatccctgttcatgtgacCTCTTCATATAACCATcaatgcccccaacaccaggagggtgaagaccagcACGTCTCCTAAGACACATGAAAATGTGAAGCTTGTTTTCGAACAGCAGTGCAATCAGAGGAAAGCCAGGCTCCCCAGCTCCAGTCTAACAGCTAACCTGTACTGACCTGCCTCACACTAGGAGTGCTGTAGgagcccacccctgagagagcaaggccagttgtgctcactctgactccggctgctgatggcatgcaGCACaacctgggattcgaactctGGGATCATAGTGTTGAGCTTTTGTCTatttattgaatttattaaaatctgAGACACAGTATCATTGTACTACACGACACCCTGCAAGgattttaataatacattttagagCTTCATCTCAAAACTATCACAAAGCAGCATCTCAGACATGAGGATATCCATGATCACTGCATATGAGCTCTGTCTGCGATGTTGCTTTAAGAGGCCTTCaactcttcagatgtctggtttTACCACTGTGAACGATTCTGACTTGGCAGGTTTCTCTGGACTTCAGCATTTCACCTCCAACCACTTATCAATATGATGTTTATACATTTGCGACTgaaatctgcagaaatgtggaAATTCAGTGAAATTCTCTTTAAGGAAGGAAAGGTGAAGCATCTTAGGaccactcagaggaaagctAGTGTTCAGCCAGTCTCTAATATGTGTTCAGTAAGTAGGGTGTAGGATtcagcactgtataataacgGGTCTCTCTGTATTCTCTTCTTGTTAGATTTCAGTGTGCACAGCTTCCCAACCAGGTTCTGGAGAGCATCAGTATCATCGACACTCCTGGCATCCTGTCTGGAGCCAAGCAGAGAGTGAGCCGAGGTGAGGCCAGCACTAAAGGTGAGGAGAGGGGTGGGGCATCAGGGGACGATGAAGACACTCATCCCGCAATAATTCCACCCATTCTCCTCAGTCACCTGCACCCTGCTAATCCTCTCTCCTGCACGACTACACAGCAAACCACCGCAGCACTTTGTGTGGTTTTGGGCCTTCTGTCATGAGGTGGTATGAGTGGAACAGCACCTACAATAACAGGAAGACAACCGTcgacaataataaaataacaaataatttaATGGATTTAATTTAATGGATTCCACAGTGCTTTTGTGTAATATCAGTGTGTGGTGTAGCCAGACAATATTCAGATATCTGAACGGTTCTGTCTGGGTATGTTTCTCGCAGTTCATTTCACATCAGTCCGCCCCGAATGACTTCAGTGACACCTCAagcatttaattatgcagaccTTATTATAAGTGACAACAGTGAAGCACTAAGTCATCACAGTTAATGTAATTTCATTTGGTGAGCGACTATCAGGTGACCAACTACCTCAGCTGTTCATACCTGTAATCACAGGtgtcattaaagcaacactgtggaacagtggggttcctgctcctgggctccccctacagtcaagaCGAGTAAATCCTGCTTTAAGCCACCCCTACAGGACAGACTGtccacatgcttttctggacaagctgagagctacagaaggtagagcagcatgtgggctgaggcagtagagtaatactacaggattttacactaatatgactctatgggttacgcagcgttacacagcagctctGCAGAGCGCCGTCCTGCTCGCTTCAccagagctccatagtgcagttagcagagctccgagcccggagtagcaacgCTAGAGACGTTGTTCTCCCTGATACAGCCAGTGGAGTGTCAGCATGATTCAGCTTATTCAGAGTTTTGCTTTAACAGAATTTTGTCATTTCGTCAAGTACAGTGTTTTGTCTTTGACCACCTCTTCAGTTTAGGTGAATTCCATAAAATCTGTGTTTAGAAAAACAACATGAGTAGAAAAATACTGCCTCTGGACGCTtgtctcactctttcactcatTGTCTAACATCACTGATTTTCTGCATGATCCTAGACAGTGTATCCTAATAAATTAGCAGAGTAATTAccctgtatattgtatatattctAGATAGGTCTTAAGACAGATCTAAAAAAGACTCCAGTAATGACCTTTCTCAAATCGCTACGAATAAATGCACAGCAGATGTACTGCAGAGTAAAACCCGTAACCAGATTCTTCAAAACCTCAAACAATTCCAGCTATTCAGATCTGCATCTGTTCAGCTATTCAGATCTGCTTTGTGTTACATATTTTGATCTGAAAACAGCTGCATTACATCTGACACACAGGGTGGAGGAGTGACGCATCACAGTGTGACAGTTAGGGAGAGGGAACGAAGGAATGTAGCAGGTAGGGCTGGACAGAGGTGGAGTGAGCAATGATACAGCTGTATGCAAAATAAAGAGCATCCTACTAAGATCAGAGCGTGTAAATGATTATTGCATCTCAGAGTGTTTGTATTCCCTGCAGAACGCGTCTAATCCTGGGATATTCTTGGGCATCTTTCTGCAGAGCAAGTTTCAAATCTGCCACAGACTTTGTGGTGTTCAGTTTCTGTCTCACATTTGCTGGATATTATTGGAATTTGCTGAAATTTAGAGGAATCAATTGTTCTGTGAGCCTGTGCAGAGTgttctgtgccactggctgccacacaaccCCATCGCATAATAGATCAGCTGGAGAGCGGTTCTTTTTCTCAAATACTGCTAATATGTCCATTTATCATAACCAGACCACAGCATGTGTTTTGAAGATGCCTCTGGCGTATTTATGTGTCGTTTTGcatacttttgtgatgaggtcACAGATAAGCTTTACCTCTGTGGGCTCTGTAGATATGTAGATAACTGTGTGTGAGCAAAgccgcacagtagaacagtgcactatCACTCCTCTGTCAGGTAAACCTTCCTGCTGGTCTTTGCTATTATATGGGGTTTTTGCTTTGCCTTTCTGGCCAGCATATGAGCAGCCAATATTAATGAGTTAGAATCTTTAAAACTAGTaggatgtccaaacttttgcacatttcAGCACTTTTTCAGATGTTACGAGCAGCACTTATTACGTAATCAGTCATACAAAGTtaatcaaatataaaataagGATGCAGCACTATATGCAGAATGTTGTTGAAAAAATTTTaactaaatacactatatggacaaaagtattgggacacctgatcattcattgttttttctgacatcaagggtattaagagttgatcctgcttttgtaggagtaactgtctgtactgtccagaaaagaagcattgctgcaaggatttgattgcattcagcaacaagagcattagtgaggtcaggatgttgggtgatgatcaccaccccacctcatcatcccatcatctccccaactcatcccataagtaccggatggagctccactatcattccagagaacacagttcttccactgctccacagctcctcaatactggggggctttatacccctctagcccacgcctggcattattaggcagcatggagccaatagggtcatgatgttgatctgctccagatagtcctattctattggcagtacttcttctctacagggactagacaagctgtgtgtgtgcatttgcacatctgtgtcagcaatggctatcgtaaagtagccaaatgcattcattacaaggggtgtccacaaacatttggacatatactgtatgtgaTTTGGCCAGGGGTTcccaaacatttgaacacagCGGTAGATACTAGTTCGTAGTGTAGTGTGGTTTACAGTAAGGTGTCTCCCAACCTATAAATGATCTGGACACAATCTGGCAGAGCCTTCACTCACTGCAgttctctttttcctcctgCAACCCTCTTCTGATAGGCTACGACTTCCCGGCCGTCCTGCGTTGGTTTGCTGAACGTGTGGACAGGATCATTCTCCTGTTTGATGCTCACAAGCTGGAGATTTCTGATGAGTTTTCGGAGGCCATAGGTGCTCTGAGGGGCAATGAGGACAAACTGCGTGTGGTGCTCAACAAGGCCGACATGGTTGGAACGCAGCAGCTGATGCGTGTGTATGGCGCACTCATGTGGTCTCTGGGGAAGGTTTTTGGCACCCCCGAGGTTCTGAGGGTGTACATCGGATCGTTCTGGTCCGAGCCCCTCATGGTTCCAGATAACAGAAAGCTGTTTGAGCTGGAAGAGGAAGACCTCTTTGCAGACATTCAGAACCTACCACGCAACGCAGCTCTCCGCAAGCTGAATGACCTGGTGAAAAGAGCTCGTCTTGTGAGGGTAAGCTCTTTTGAGTCACAGTATGATTGACACACATGATTTTTGATTGCTGTAGTGTTTAAAActaagccaaaacattaacaccacctgcctaatattgagtagatcccccttgtgacgccacaacagatctgaccactgGAGGCATGGACTTATCAAGACCTCTGCattctcagattcttatgcttgtccatttgtcctgcttctacaccttcatcaccatcactgtttacttgctgcccaATAGATCCAGTGTTTTAACCTCACCtatcagtggtgctaatgttatggctgattggtgtaaaaaCTGAGATTTACTTCTGACATTTTGAGGTTTTATGTTAAGCATGTTAACGACACTATTATAGTTACTGTGAGGGGCAGTTACTGGGCTTTTCAGGCTGGTGTATGTAAGTGAgctattctgattggctgcactgttgtgaacatcatttaaaaagcagcctGGGCTGAAACACTAGAGCAGAACTGTGACCATCCACTTTTTCAGCAACTCTGGTTCTAGATATTTCAAAATCATAACTGGTTCTCAGCGCTACACTCACCTAATGTTGCTCTACTTTTCTTTAAAGTCTGTGGACAAGACTTTTACTGCAGTTCTAATGCAGACGTGTGTTTATCATGTACATACTGTCCTCTGCAGGGGGTTAGATTATGCAGTGCGGCATGCTGTCAGATCTGTGTGACGTTCACACTGTTAGCTCATATCGGACTGCAGAAACTGATGCCTAGACAAATCTGCCTTTCTGGCCCCAAAGCACACAGTGGAAATTTCCAGGTTAACAGCGACGTCTGATGAGGAATAGGGAAAGACCCTTGCTAAAATATTCTGGCTTAAAATCAAATTCCATATCCCCGATTATAAATGGGATTTTTCATGTCCAAGCCAAACATTTCACAGCCTGCTTTCTTCACAGGTCCATGCTCACATCATCAGTTATCTGAAGCAGGAGATGCCATCTGTCTTCAGGAAGGACAACAAAAAGAAGAACCTGATCTACCAGCTGCCCGTCATCTTCTCCAAGATCCAGCTGCAACATCACATTTCCCCTGGAGATTTCCCTGACTGCGCCAAGATGCAGGTCGGTGCAAGCTGAAAGCCTTTAGTGCTGCTCTTACAAACAGACACTAAGCCGAAATGTGCTGATCCTCCATCTGTAGcgctaacacactaacacacacttaaacacttaACTCTTAAACTCAAATTTAGCTGTGTAGCTTTATataactgttgtcacaaagcagttttacacaatcagtaattagtaaaagacaaaaaaatcaataacataaaaaaacctaagacccgcagtgagcagccaaacaccaccatgcaggagaacctccctcagagctggagaaagaaactttgggaggaaccaagactcacagggaggacccgacccatccttcTCTGATCAGAACTGATTATAGATTATTGATTAAGgtcaccaaaccacctaaactactgaactgctcaggtgtgcagcatatttataatcatttacatttgcaacatcttatccagagcgacgtaCAAGGTCACTCgtgttacagaggtgggccaatgcagtgttaggagttttGCCTAAGGATtcctattggtgtagcgcagcatagtcacccagactgggaatcgaaccctggtctcccgcatggtgtaatagctcatgGCAGCTAGTGATttcatctgttgcgccacaccaaccacctcataatataataatcatggtgtagtataactgaatatagtcatggcagcgatggtcagagtaatgggTTTTTTGTGTTTGCTGATGAGTTCTGTCAGAAATGTGGGTGCAGATACAGGGTTGTGCAATTAACCGGACACCCATGGCTGATAGCGTGAGCACAACAATTCATAAAAGTAATATACAGTGACTATTTATAGGATCAGGACGCAGGAGACATAATGTAAACAATCAACGTCTACCATTGAGGAATACGTTTATTACCCTACCTCTCCGCCACTGAAGGGGACAGATGATGAAGATGTCTCTTTTTCAGAGCTTTTGCATCAAACATTGATGATCTGATGTCTACCAACCtaaaaactgcaaaataacaCAACTTTGTCAGTATTTTTGAGAGCTGCCAGGTCAGAAATTAGGCCATTCAATATACAGTACAGATTTGGGTTTGCTTCCCTTGTCACAGCCATCTCAATATAATTATACATCCTCCATCTAAGTAGCTCCACCCACTAGCCTAGAGTCTTAAAGGCAGTCAGGTTGCTTTCTTTATTATTAGACTGCAGAAAATAACAAACTGCATCAGGAGTGTGTACTGGTCCTAGCTAGAGCAGGTACTACATTTGAAAACAGACATTTGGGGATGGTATATTAAAGAAGAAATGGGGTTTCATTTGTTTTCCAGTGTTTCTTATTTCTGATCCTTACTACATTAGAGGAAATGAAATTTCCTGATAGACCTCAAACTACCCAGCCTCCTCTTAGCCCTACCGGCCGAAATGTtcctttaaatgttaaaaaagtgtTCAAACTTCTGTTGTTGTTTAGGAGCAGCTCGTGGGTCATGACTTCACCAAGTTCAAGCCCCTAAAACCAAACATGATGGCTATGCTGGATGAGCTGCTGTCCTCCGACATCGCCAAGCTGATGCCTCTCCTCAGgcaggaggagctggaggcaGGCGTTCAACCCGGAGTCCAAGGTGGGGCCTTCCTAGGGACCCGTGCCGGGCCCTTTGTGGAAGGCGACCCTTTCGGCGAGAAAGTGGAGGAAGATGGCGAGATCGGCGAGACCGAAGAAGATTGGGTCGTGACTAAAGATAAGCCAAAGTATGACGAGATTTTCTACAACCTAGCCCCCAGCGAAGGCAAGCTGAGTGGACCCAAGGCCAAAGACTGGATGGTCAGCACACGGCTGCCCAACTCTGTGCTGGGCCGGATCTGGAAGCTGTCCGACGTGGACCGGGATGGCATGCTGGATGATGAGGAGTTCGCCCTGGCCAGCCACCTGATTGAGGTGAAGCTCGAGGGCCATGGCCTGCCGCCTGAGTTACCCGCTCGCCTGGTGCCTCCCTCTAAGCGCAGACAGAAAGGATCTGATGCCTAGACAATACGAGCTGCCCATGAGGGGCTACTAGATGGCCTTCTTGTCAGAATGCATATACTGAGAGGAAATGTGACCTAACACACACTGAGACAGACGATCTTCTCAACTCTCCTGTTTTTACTGTCTCCCACTGTCACACTCAATCCTACAGCATTAATCAGCCAAGATCCCAGAGCAGCTCTGAGCAGGTGCAGCCGTTACTCTGGGCAAGTTCACTCTTTGAGTTTTTAAGATTGTCCAATTAACAagatgtttacacacacacacacacacacacacacacacacacacacacacacacctttgctCTGTTGGTCATGCCGGCACAGTGCTGGTCTGGAATCTTGATCAGTGAAAGCTTGTGACCGTTTCTACAAGCATGAGAAATGATCAGTTGACAGGAGAGACAGGCCAGCCTTCGTGTCTGAATGCAGGCATGCAGATATGCATTGAGACAGGGAAGATCTGTCTAGGGAGTCTACACTGTTCCACCCCTTCAGAGCTGCAGCTCGCGCCTCACTGCCGCTATGCATCTCCACCTGCTTTCTTCCCCCTGTGTGCCTCTTGcattataaaatgtaaatgagcAAAGGCTCATTCGATTAACAAATAAGAGCTTACAAATGAAGAGCTGGAACATGCACACATGTATACACCAGCCAACTGCAGGAAATCATAGAGGAAAtcattttaatgtgtttaaatataaaaaagtactGAATAGCATAATGTGAAATATAGGCAAGTATTTGAAAGGGTGGTTCTTAGGTGTCTGTTTTAAGGTAGTTTGTACCGTTTATGAAATCTTTGTCCTTCCATGCATGACCTCCTgctctttaaaatgaaaaaaatctcTCTGTACTtttgtgatttttctttttgttcatttctacgtacagtttttttttatatcgaACGAGCTCATCACATACTATGAATGAATGTTCCACGTATGTACATTTAGATTCAATGTCGAAGATTTTGATGACGAGGATCTCACTGACTACTACACACAGCTTTAATGTTAACCCTCAGTATAACACCAAATAAAACGTTTTCATCACAAGTGTTTATTAATTACAGACTTCAGACTCCAGAGCCTCTTCTGTTGCTCTGTCCCAGTGGTGGTGTCATCTCTGTTTTCATTTCTTCGTCACACTGGAACAGAATGGCATCGTTTTCACAACAGCAGCACATAAATACATCAATTACACAAGATAATGAATACATGTAAAACCATGTACGGACGCATCGAGTAAACAAATGTCTTTCAAACTGAGAAGAATAGAAGAGCTACTGCAAGCAATTATCAATAACACGATAAGGCGAAAGGGTTCCATACTCGCATTTAAAGAAGGTAAGGAAAATGCAGTGCTGGTTTAGGGGGTGTGGTCATTCTGTGGTTGGGGTTGGGAAAGTAtgctgttatttatatatttattagggGGAGGGAGGAGCAATTCAGTCACTCCAGAATGTGTATTACTCTACATTTGTTTTGTAGTGTTTTGTTTTACGTTTTAATA is a window from the Salminus brasiliensis chromosome 13, fSalBra1.hap2, whole genome shotgun sequence genome containing:
- the ehd2b gene encoding EH domain-containing protein 2b isoform X1; the protein is MSRWGRKNVKKAPEVIRTVTEGLKSLYRKKLLPIEEYYGFQDFHSPSLEEADFDNKPMVLVVGQYSTGKTTFIKYLLEQDVPGSRIGPEPTTDCFTAIMHGEVEGLIPGNALIVDPNKPFRKLNPFGNTFLNRFQCAQLPNQVLESISIIDTPGILSGAKQRVSRGEASTKGYDFPAVLRWFAERVDRIILLFDAHKLEISDEFSEAIGALRGNEDKLRVVLNKADMVGTQQLMRVYGALMWSLGKVFGTPEVLRVYIGSFWSEPLMVPDNRKLFELEEEDLFADIQNLPRNAALRKLNDLVKRARLVRVHAHIISYLKQEMPSVFRKDNKKKNLIYQLPVIFSKIQLQHHISPGDFPDCAKMQEQLVGHDFTKFKPLKPNMMAMLDELLSSDIAKLMPLLRQEELEAGVQPGVQGGAFLGTRAGPFVEGDPFGEKVEEDGEIGETEEDWVVTKDKPKYDEIFYNLAPSEGKLSGPKAKDWMVSTRLPNSVLGRIWKLSDVDRDGMLDDEEFALASHLIEVKLEGHGLPPELPARLVPPSKRRQKGSDA
- the ehd2b gene encoding EH domain-containing protein 2b isoform X2, with the protein product MSRWGRKNVKKAPEVIRTVTEGLKSLYRKKLLPIEEYYGFQDFHSPSLEEADFDNKPMVLVVGQYSTGKTTFIKYLLEQDVPGSRIGPEPTTDCFTAIMHGEVEGLIPGNALIVDPNKPFRKLNPFGNTFLNRFQCAQLPNQVLESISIIDTPGILSGAKQRVSRGYDFPAVLRWFAERVDRIILLFDAHKLEISDEFSEAIGALRGNEDKLRVVLNKADMVGTQQLMRVYGALMWSLGKVFGTPEVLRVYIGSFWSEPLMVPDNRKLFELEEEDLFADIQNLPRNAALRKLNDLVKRARLVRVHAHIISYLKQEMPSVFRKDNKKKNLIYQLPVIFSKIQLQHHISPGDFPDCAKMQEQLVGHDFTKFKPLKPNMMAMLDELLSSDIAKLMPLLRQEELEAGVQPGVQGGAFLGTRAGPFVEGDPFGEKVEEDGEIGETEEDWVVTKDKPKYDEIFYNLAPSEGKLSGPKAKDWMVSTRLPNSVLGRIWKLSDVDRDGMLDDEEFALASHLIEVKLEGHGLPPELPARLVPPSKRRQKGSDA